Within Mucilaginibacter inviolabilis, the genomic segment ATCTTTTTTTGGAAAAAATAGATGTGTGTAGTACTGCCAGTTTTTGCATGGATTGCGGAGACCCTAAAGCAACTTGCGACCAATTCACGCTTGATTATATCTGTGATCAGATTAATCGTAAATATATATTGAAAGATGCTTATGGGTCTATATCCTTCCAGGTATTGGTTGAGCCATCAGGTTTTAGCTGTGTACTTAGTCATACCGACGTTACCAATGGCCCTCTAACAGCAGAACTTATCAGGTATTTGAATGGTAATATATGGCGACCAGCCAAAGAAAATGGCAAACCCGTTTATGCATCTGTTAATGTGATTTTTCGTTTTGCCAATGGAAAAATATCGAGCCAAATGCAAAGAATGGATCTGACAGAATTAAAACCACCTGGTGATCCTGCTATTTATAATAAAACAACTACATATTCTAATCCATCGTTGAAATCTTATGAATTTACCACCTGGACTAAGTATAACTCCCCTCTTCCGGATAACATCAGCAAATCTTGTATTGTAGATAAATCTGATGTATTATGGTATACTACTATCAAAGGATTAACCCGGTTTGATGGCCAAAACTTTAATCCGGTTAATGAATTCAATTCACCATTCACTGCCGAAACAGTTGTAGCAGATATTAATGTCGATAAGGATAATAATAAATGGGTATATGTTGATGATAAAATGTATAAGTACAGCGATGCAGGATGGCAGATATTTGATTTTAAAAAGTTTGTGGCACCCGGAGCCATCCGGATTTTAAACAACCGCCATGGTGATCTTCTTTTTGCTACTAAAGCAGGGCTGGTTGTTTTAAGAAAGGACAAAGTAGTAGTGCTCAATAAGAAGACTATTCCCCTGCTCCCATCTAACGACGTTATTTATGTTTATGAAGATAGCCGAAAGCGGTTGTGGATGGGTACATCAAAAGGCTGCATTATGATTGACCACAATGTGCCAACTACATTTAATACATCTAATACACCTTTAAAAGACACCTATATTTCTAATGCTGTAGAAGATGAAGCTGGCAACCTATACTTCTCATTAACAGCCTGTAATGCAACACC encodes:
- a CDS encoding ligand-binding sensor domain-containing protein, giving the protein MDCGDPKATCDQFTLDYICDQINRKYILKDAYGSISFQVLVEPSGFSCVLSHTDVTNGPLTAELIRYLNGNIWRPAKENGKPVYASVNVIFRFANGKISSQMQRMDLTELKPPGDPAIYNKTTTYSNPSLKSYEFTTWTKYNSPLPDNISKSCIVDKSDVLWYTTIKGLTRFDGQNFNPVNEFNSPFTAETVVADINVDKDNNKWVYVDDKMYKYSDAGWQIFDFKKFVAPGAIRILNNRHGDLLFATKAGLVVLRKDKVVVLNKKTIPLLPSNDVIYVYEDSRKRLWMGTSKGCIMIDHNVPTTFNTSNTPLKDTYISNAVEDEAGNLYFSLTACNATPGDNDKEGIAVLKTNGSWLHYTDKNSGMPSNHVNDMLYDKYEHVLWIGTEQSGLVRFNLKDGWENYHNNNSPMPGYTINKLAQDSKGVIYAATVNGLLRIKKK